One region of Oryza glaberrima chromosome 7, OglaRS2, whole genome shotgun sequence genomic DNA includes:
- the LOC127780716 gene encoding alpha-amylase/trypsin inhibitor-like gives MASSCFNRRLLLLLAAAVLLSGLAAGRRWEWESQCQPGEAFPHNPLSGCRGYVISRACPGHGPRRPEMAKARCCRELAAVQPRCRCEALRLFMDGVGELRGCPREAQRAAAAALMAAGECDLRGGSGETERCYWPWLVGDGDVPVY, from the coding sequence atggcatCCAGCTGTTTCAaccgtcgtctcctcctcctcctcgctgccgccgtcctcctctccggcctcgccgccggccgccgctgggAGTGGGAGAGTCAGTGCCAGCCGGGGGAGGCCTTCCCGCACAACCCGCTCTCCGGCTGCCGCGGCTACGTGATCAGCCGCGCCTGCCCGGGCCACGGGCCGCGCCGCCCGGAGATGGCCAAGGCGCGGTGCTGCCGCGAGCTCGCTGCCGTCCAGCCGCGCTGCCGGTGCGAGGCGCTGCGGCTGTTCATGGACGGCGTGGGCGAGCTGCGCGGGTGCCCGAGGGAGGCGCAgagggccgccgctgccgcgctcaTGGCGGCGGGGGAGTGCGACCTGCGGGGTGGCTCCGGCGAGACGGAGCGGTGCTACTGGCCAtggctcgtcggcgacggcgatgtgCCAGTGTACTGA
- the LOC127780572 gene encoding uncharacterized protein LOC127780572 yields the protein MNDTYGTGAPAPAPTSCTPSSHDYTKPALVLVVVVMATVSGAMSVVGVERLIRGRFTLFSMVRFLLRSTFVLILPLLSSMSRDTVHRPSVLFVLLWMLLVELMRKKVSSMARSSGADGGAFSRATGGRFRLMGHFDEATKLAWIGWLIFQNTYYSDSKCGDDKVLAMFAVLWSLVVAKLLQRVFNEWKAQESLTAAGNTHLIAGYMQLVVDKEATAAAAAGGTALARCKYVVMGEEKLVVHAVKKKKHDVVTTTITTPHCGYGVGTYPQHQSEQKHVNLLVDMAKCDDVVTVQKIKRKIKLPRWRCCCCFTVTGSRFTDYIHQLCFSFALFKLLRRRFEHYPMVEAGSRTSRQLLLEELLVGGAKKTFRVMRQELDFLDSYYDAGSPVAMSSPWLFIVNYFFSLVFVSTYLAAIIVVLVDVEYNMGTFKSHLPSPGLYIAVSILLVVTLVAVEFTDLLTNYILSNWFMVHLFCLQARDGGGRVWRWVCKPAIWMFIAGRFLLFYSFRCMLRLSCRGVNVDKIKLKQVSILRVCEPVHKVLTWSPQVKLATEGQTAIVNFLEDVVRDSLKDDGNVAIVSMPKLSGLQPKKGVDDTATQVVLACHLATELLEMKHVVMVDKEAKKEKKKMKREDRRAHDLHRGVATALSRYCMYLVARSPELLPDNERWVADRYGDMRAFLDEAASRRRRRCCCCLRRRLWKCGCWRTFLMDDMVVDAAADPAAQAGVALFRELHARTTTTEGGAVVVSAWKELADFWVRMVVYLAPSSDVEGHAVALADNGGDLITYLWAFCTHAGIIRDPNPSDKSPEGGQLV from the exons ATGAATGATACATATGGGActggcgcgccggcgccggcgccgacgtcgtGCACGCCGAGCTCTCACGATTATACGAAGCCGGCgctggtgttggtggtggtggtgatggccaCCGTCTCCGGCGCCATGTCGGTGGTGGGCGTGGAGCGGCTGATCCGCGGCCGGTTCACGCTCTTCTCCATGGTGcgcttcctcctccgctccaCCTTCGTCCTCATCCTcccgctcctctcctccatgTCGCGGGACACCGTGCACCGCCCCAGCGTCCTCTTCGTCCTCCTCTGGATGCTCCTCGTCGAGCTCATGCGCAAGAAGGTGTCGTCCATGGCGCGCTCGTcgggcgccgacggcggcgccttcTCCAGGGCCACCGGCGGCCGGTTCAGGCTCATGGGCCACTTCGACGAGGCCACCAAGCTCGCCTGGATCGGCTGGCTCATCTTCCAGAACACCTACTACTCCGACTCCAAGTGCGGCGACGACAAGGTGCTCGCCATGTTCGCCGTGCTCTGGTCCCTCGTCGTCGCCAAGCTTCTGCAGAGGGTGTTCAACGAGTGGAAGGCCCAGGAgtcgctcaccgccgccggcaacacTCACCTCATCGCCGGCTACATGCAGCTCGTCGTCGACAAGgaggcgaccgccgccgccgccgccggcggcaccgCCTTGGCACGCTGCAAGTACGTGGTGATGGGTGAGGAGAAGCTCGTCGTGCACGCTgtaaagaagaagaagcacgatgtggtcaccaccaccatcaccacccctCACTGCGGCTACGGCGTGGGGACGTATCCCCAACACCAGAGCGAGCAGAAGCACGTGAACCTCCTCGTCGACATGGCCAAGTGCGACGATGTCGTCACCGTGCAGAAGATCAAGAGAAAGATAAAGCTGCCACGGtggcggtgctgctgctgcttcaccGTCACCGGCAGCCGGTTCACCGACTACATACACCAGCTGTGCTTCTCCTTCGCCCTCTTCaagctgctccgccgccgcttcgagCACTACCCGATGGTGGAGGCCGGGTCACGGACGTCGAGgcagctgctgctggaggagctcctcgtcggcgggGCCAAGAAGACGTTCCGGGTGATGCGCCAGGAGCTCGACTTCCTCGACAGCTACTACGACGCCGGCTCACCCGTCGCCATGTCGTCGCCATGGCTGTTCATCGTCAACTACTTCTTCTCCCTCGTCTTCGTCTCCACCTACCTCGCCgccatcatcgtcgtcctcgtcgacgtcgagtATAACATGGGCACGTTCAAAAGTCATCTCCCAAGCCCAGGGCTCTACATCGCCGTCTCCATCCTGCTCGTCGTCaccctcgtcgccgtcgagtTCACGGATCTCCTCACCAACTACATCCTCTCCAACTGGTTCATGGTGCACCTCTTCTGCCTGCAagcccgcgacggcggcggccgggtctGGAGGTGGGTCTGCAAGCCGGCGATCTGGATGTTCATCGCCGGCCGCTTCCTGCTCTTCTACTCGTTCCGGTGCATGCTGCGGCTGAGTTGCAGGGGCGTCAATGTCGACAAGATCAAGCTCAAGCAGGTGTCCATCCTGCGGGTTTGCGAGCCGGTCCACAAGGTCTTGACGTGGTCGCCTCAGGTGAAGCTGGCCACGGAAGGCCAGACGGCCATCGTCAACTTCTTGGAGGACGTTGTCCGTGACAGTCTCAAAGACGATGGCAACGTGGCCATTGTCAGCATGCCCAAG TTAAGCGGCCTTCAACCTAAGAAAGGTGTTGATGACACTGCTACACAAGTCGTCCTGGCGTGTCACCTCGCCACGGAGCTCTTGGAGATGAAGCATGTCGTCATGGTGGACAAGGAGgcgaagaaggagaagaagaagatgaagagggAGGATCGGAGAGCCCACGACCTGCACCGGGGCGTCGCGACGGCGCTGTCGCGGTACTGCATGTACCTGGTGGCGCGGTCGCCGGAGCTGCTGCCGGACAACGAGAGGTGGGTGGCCGACAGGTACGGCGACATGAGGGCCTTCCTCGACGAggcggcgtcgcgccgccgccgccgctgctgctgctgcctgcgccgccgcctctggaAGTGCGGGTGCTGGCGAACCTTCCTGATGGACGACATGGTggtcgacgccgcggcggacCCGGCGGCGCAGGCCGGCGTGGCGTTGTTCCGGGAGCTGCAtgcgcggacgacgacgacggagggcggcgcggtggtggtcTCCGCGTGGAAGGAGCTCGCCGACTTCTGGGTCCGCATGGTCGTCTACCTCGCGCCGTCCAGCGACGTCGAGGGCCACGCCGTGGCGCTcgccgacaacggcggcgacctcatCACCTACCTCTGGGCCTTCTGCACGCACGCCGGCATCATCCGCGACCCAAACCCAAGTGACAAGTCGCCGGAGGGCGGTCAGCTGGTGTAG
- the LOC127780741 gene encoding alpha-amylase/trypsin inhibitor-like gives MATKNLLLSAAVLLSVLAIAVAAAAASAATTSCQPGMAIPHDPLRGCRRYVLRRACGLAAGGRLYDWSLKERCCRELAAVPAYCRCAALAYFMDGASEGRLLEDLPGCPRETQRGLAAMLTTPGECNLETIHGGPYCLELTDREMPKY, from the coding sequence ATGGCAACCAAGAACCTCCTCCTCTCGGCCGCCGTGCTTCTGTCCgtgctcgccatcgccgtggcggcggctgcggccagCGCGGCGACGACGTCCTGCCAGCCGGGCATGGCGATCCCGCACGACCCGCTCCGCGGCTGCCGCCGGTACGTGCTCCGGCGCGCgtgcggcctcgccgccggcgggcggctGTACGACTGGTCGCTGAAGGAGCGTTGCTgccgggagctcgccgccgtgccggcctaCTGCCGGTGCGCCGCGCTGGCCTACTTCATGGACGGCGCGTCCGAGGGCCGCCTCCTGGAGGACCTCCCCGGATGCCCGAGGGAGACGCAGAGGGGTCTCGCCGCCATGCTCACCACGCCCGGCGAGTGCAACCTCGAGACCATCCATGGCGGACCGTACTGCCTCGAGCTCACCGACAGGGAGATGCCCAAATACTGA
- the LOC127779910 gene encoding eukaryotic translation initiation factor 3 subunit E: MAEHDLTARMAGQMDCHLVFPLLEFLQERALYANKEILEAKLRLLSGTSMVDYAMDIHKSLHDTDEVPDDMVRRRTDVVSRLRALDEATAPIVSFLQNQQLVQELRPDKQYNLHMLQDRFQIGPEQIETLYQYAKFQFDCGNYSDAAVYLYQYRALCTNSERSLSALWGKLAAEILMQNWDVALDELNRLKEIIDSKNFSSPLNQLQNRIWLMHWSIFIFFNHENGRNGIIDLFFQDRYLNAIQTNAPHLLRYLATAVVVNKRRRNMLKELIKVIQQEQHSYKDPITEFLECLYVNYDFDGAQQKLIECEQVILNDPFLGKRIEEGNFVTVPLRDEFLENARLFIFETYCRIHRCIDIGMLSQKLNMSYDEAELWIMNLVRNSKLDAKIDSVSGTLIMTTNHVNIHEQVIESLKNLNMRTFLLAKNIVEPAQAAQQAAR; encoded by the exons atggcggagcaCGACCTGACGGCGCGGATGGCGGGGCAGATGGACTGCCACCTGGTGTTCCCGCTGCTGGAGTTCCTGCAGGAGCGTGCGCTGTACGCGAACAAGGAGATCCTGGAGGCGAAGCTCCGCCTCCTCAGCGGGACCAGCATGGTGGACTACGCCATGGACATCCACAAGTCCCTCCACGACACCGACGAGGTCCCCGACGACATGGTCAGGCGCCGCACCGACGTCGTCTCCAGGCTCAGGGCGCTCGACGAGGCCACCGCCCccatcgtctccttcctccagaACCAGCAGCTCGTCCAGGAGCTCAGGCCAGACAAGCAGTACAACCTCCACATGCTCCAGGACCGCTTCCAG ATTGGTCCTGAGCAGATTGAGACTCTGTATCAGTATGCCAAGTTTCAGTTTGACTGCGGTAATTACTCAGATGCTGCTGTCTACTTGTATCAATACCGTGCTTTGTGCACGAACAGCGAGAGGAGCTTGAGTGCCCTGTGGGGAAAGCTGGCAGCCGAGATTTTGATGCAGAACTGGGATGTTGCACTGGATGAGCTCAACCGTTTGAAGGAGATTATTGATTCAAAG AACTTCTCATCACCACTAAATCAGCTCCAGAATAGGATATGGCTGATGCATTGGAGTATTTTTATCTTCTTTAACCATGAAAACGGCAGAAATGGGATCATCGATCTGTTCTTCCAGGATAG GTACTTGAACGCGATCCAGACAAATGCACCCCATCTTCTGAGATACCTTGCTACAGCAGTTGTCGTGAACAAAAGGAGAAGGAACATGCTTAAAGAGTTGATTAAAGTCATTCAGCAGGAGCAGCACAGCTACAAGGATCCCATCACTGAATTCTTGGAATGCTTGTATGTTAACTATGATTTTGATGGTGCACAACAGAAACTCATAGAGTGTGAGCAG GTCATATTGAATGATCCTTTCCTTGGAAAGCGCATTGAGGAAGGGAATTTTGTCACTGTTCCTTTGAGAGATGAATTCCTTGAAAATGCTCGTCTGTTTATCTTTGAAACTTACTGCCGTATTCATCGGTGCATTGATATTGG CATGCTTTCTCAGAAGCTGAACATGAGCTACGATGAGGCAGAATTGTGGATTATGAACTTAGTTAGGAATTCAAAGCTCGACGCCAAGATTGATTCAGTGTCTGGAACTCTTATCATGACGACCAATCATGTTAACAT CCATGAGCAGGTTATCGAAAGCTTAAAGAATCTTAACATGCGGACTTTCCTGCTAGCAAAGAACATTGTGGAGCCGGCTCAAGCAGCACAACAGGCAGCTCGGTGA